One genomic region from Clostridium saccharobutylicum DSM 13864 encodes:
- the hisF gene encoding imidazole glycerol phosphate synthase subunit HisF → MLKKRLIPVLLLKDGLLVRSENFSIHQIIGNPIHEVERFNEWNVDELIYLDISDRDSDYNQRLDTKVKKQNDILDIIEQISKTCFMPLSFGGRIRTIDDIRERIKRGADKVVINTAAFETPELITKAAEMFGSQCIVISVDVRKKSDGNYEVFYDHGRRSTGLNPVDCVKKMEELGAGEIFLHAIDRDGMAEGYDIDLIELVCKSTKLPVIACGGVGRMEDYAPAIIKGGASAVAAANIFHFSELTDRRGKRALKRAGVNVRL, encoded by the coding sequence ATGTTAAAAAAAAGGTTAATACCTGTATTACTTTTAAAAGATGGTCTTTTGGTGAGAAGTGAAAACTTTTCAATACATCAGATTATAGGGAATCCTATACATGAAGTTGAGAGATTTAATGAATGGAATGTTGATGAATTAATTTATTTGGATATAAGTGATAGAGATTCTGATTATAATCAACGATTAGATACTAAGGTAAAAAAGCAAAATGATATTTTAGATATTATTGAACAAATATCTAAAACTTGTTTTATGCCATTAAGTTTTGGTGGCAGAATAAGGACAATTGACGATATAAGAGAACGGATTAAAAGAGGGGCAGATAAGGTAGTTATTAATACAGCAGCTTTTGAAACTCCTGAATTAATAACGAAAGCAGCCGAGATGTTTGGAAGCCAATGTATTGTTATTTCTGTTGATGTTAGAAAAAAGTCTGATGGAAATTATGAGGTTTTTTATGATCACGGTAGGAGATCTACAGGATTAAACCCAGTAGATTGTGTGAAGAAAATGGAGGAATTAGGAGCAGGTGAGATTTTTTTACATGCTATAGATAGAGATGGTATGGCTGAAGGATATGATATTGACTTAATAGAATTAGTATGTAAGTCGACTAAACTCCCGGTAATTGCTTGCGGGGGAGTTGGTCGAATGGAGGATTATGCACCAGCAATAATTAAAGGTGGAGCTTCAGCGGTAGCGGCTGCGAATATTTTTCATTTTAGTGAGTTAACTGATAGACGTGGAAAGCGAGCGCTCAAAAGAGCAGGAGTAAATGTTAGATTATAA